Within the Sulfitobacter sp. JL08 genome, the region GCGCTTCGTCGATGATCTGGCGCACAAACGGTAGCTTTGACACATCTTCGCCTGTCACTGGGCGATCCGCGCACACCGCCTGAATCTCGGCGCGGGCGCGATCCTGCACATCCAGATCAAAGGCACACAGATACAGCGACCATGCCAGCGTCAGAGCAGTGGTTTCGTGACCGGCCACAATAAAGGTCAGCAGGTTGTCGCGCAGTTCTGCGGTGTTCATCTTGCGTTTGGATTTCGGGTCTTCGCCGTCCAGCAGCAAATCCAGCAGATCGGGAACGCCATCGGCACCGCGTGCCGCGCGTGCGTCAATTGCGGTGTCGGCCACGGTCTTCATCTGCTTCAGCGCCTTGCCGGACATTATTCTTCCCGGGCGCGGCACCCAGTCGGGCGCGCCCAGAATGTCGAACAGCGAAATCTTGCCGGCTTCGGAAATATAGGCGTCAATGGCCGTGTGCACACTATCACGATCAAACGATCCGTCGCCTGAAAACGTGACATCCGAAATCACGTCAAAGGTGGTTGTCACCATTTCGTCCAGCATATCCACGGCGCGGGGGCCGGCCGTTGCAACGCGCGCGGCGGCACGGTCTGCCGCACCGGTCATGATCGGGGCAAGGTTCATGACGTTGCGATGCGAGAACACCGGCGCGGCGGTCCGCCGCTGCCAGCGCCAGTGCGCGCCTTCTGCAATGAACAGGGATTCCCCGATTGCAGGTCGCAACAGGTTCTTTGTCACCAGTGACTTGGGATATTGATCCAGCCGTTCCAGCAACATGATCCGGATCGCTTCCGGGTCCATCACCATATGCCAGCGTTTGCCGGTTTTGCCCGACACCATAGGTTGCCGGGTGGCAATTTCGGGGATGATGCTCAGCACGTTCTGGCGCGCGGCATTCAGGCTTTTGAAGATACCCCACGGCTCGCGCACAAGGGGAACTTTGACCGGTTGCCTGTTTTCGATGTTCATGCGCACGGGCCTTTCATGATTCAACTTCACATATAGGTGTAGCGCAGCGAACGGCAAAGGTTTGCACCCCTGGCCGCACTGGGCTATCTGACAGGGGTAACCCCAGAACGAGAGATCACATGCCCCGGATTTTCGCCTTGCTGACAGCCCTGTTGCTTTTGACCGCCTGCGGCGCGCAAACCCTGGAGGGGCCGCCCGTGCCGCTGGGGGATTTCAAACTGGGGCACAATGTGGTGGTCGCCAGCAAGATGCAGCAGGGGCCGGTGTCGCGTGCGGCGACCGAAGAAGAATGGGTCGCTTCAATGACCAAGGCGATCGGGGATCGTTTCGGACGTTACGACGGGGAACAGCTTTATCATCTGGGTGTCAGCATCGAGGCATTCATGCTGGCCCCGCCCGGCGTGCCGGTGGTCTACACGCCCAAATCGGTACTGATCGTCAAAGCCACGTTATGGGATGACACTGACGGGCGCAAACTGAACGAGGCGGCGCACCAGATCGCGGTGCTGGAAACCACCAGTGGCGAGTCCGTTCTGGTTGGTTCCGGATGGGGTCGCAACAAGCAAAAGCAGCTGGATGGCCTGTCTTTCAACGCCGCCAAATCCATCGAAACATGGCTGCTGGAAGGCCAGGAAAAATACGGCTGGTTCGGCCCGGATGAGCGCGTGATGCCGGCCGAGGATGAAACCAACGAAGCGGTGTTGCAGTCACCCTCCTGATCCGGGCCGGTTCGCTGACAGTAACAGCTTGATTTTCCCAACGGAACGCCATATGTCGCCCGCGCAGAGGAAACAGGGTCGCGAGGACCCCATAATGCAAAAAGGGCGCCCAAAATATGGCTAAGGCAAAGTTTGAACGCAATAAACCGCACGTTAACATTGGCACGATTGGTCACGTTGACCACGGCAAGACGACGCTGACGGCTGCGATTACGAAGTATTTTGGCGATTTCAAAGCCTATGACCAGATTGACGGTGCGCCGGAAGAGAAGGCGCGCGGGATCACGATTTCGACAGCGCATGTTGAGTATGAAACAGATGCGCGCCACTACGCGCACGTGGATTGCCCTGGTCACGCGGATTATGTGAAGAACATGATCACCGGCGCGGCGCAGATGGACGGCGCGATCCTTGTTGTGAACGCAGCCGATGGCCCGATGCCGCAAACGCGCGAGCACATTCTGCTGGGCCGTCAGGTCGGCATCCCGCACATGGTTGTCTACATGAACAAGGTGGATCAGGTGGACGACGCGGAACTGCTGGAACTGGTCGAAATGGAAATCCGCGAACTGCTGTCGTCCTATGACTATCCGGGCGATGACATTCCGGTCATTCCCGGCTCGGCTCTGGCCGCGATGGAAGGCCGGGATCCCGAGATCGGCGAGAACTCGATCCGTGCGCTGATGGCGGCGGTTGACGAATTCATCCCGACACCCGCGCGTGCGGTAGACCAGCCGTTCCTGATGCCGGTCGAGGACGTGTTCTCGATCTCTGGCCGTGGTACGGTTGTGACCGGCCGTGTGGAGCGTGGCGTGATCAACGTGGGCGACGAGATTGAAATCGTCGGCATCCGCGACACCAAGAAAACCACCTGTACCGGTGTTGAAATGTTCCGCAAGCTGCTGGATCGCGGTGAAGCGGGTGACAACATCGGCGCGCTGCTGCGCGGCGTGGACCGTGACGGCGTTGAGCGCGGTCAGGTTCTGTGCAAGCCGGGTTCGGTGACACCGCACACCAAGTTCGAGGCGGAAGCCTATATCCTGACCAAGGAAGAGGGTGGCCGTCACACGCCGTTCTTTGCCAACTACCGTCCGCAGTTCTACTTCCGCACCACGGATGTGACAGGCACGGTCCAACTGGCCGAAGGTACGGAAATGGTGATGCCGGGCGACAACGTGTCCTTTGGCGTTGAACTGATCGCGCCGATCGCGATGGAACAGGGCCTGCGTTTCGCCATCCGCGAAGGCGGCCGCACCGTCGGCGCCGGCGTCGTGTCCAAAATCCTCGCGTAAGCGGGACCGCGACGCGCGGTCAATCGCGTGTTGATGCCAATTCAAATGAGGCCGCCGGAGGTTCCGGCGGCCTTTTTTTGTGCGCGTTGCTGACCTGTGCGCACGAACCTGCGCAACAGGGTTTGGCCAAGCGTTTGTGCAGCACGCCTCCGGCGAGGATATTTATAAACAGAAGAAGCGGGCGGAAAAAACAGCCAAGGTGCTACCGGCCGGGCCGCCCGCACGCCGCATCGCTGGCATCGGTTACTTCGTCCAGTGCGGCCTGCAAGGACACCCGCAATGTTTCCAGTGTGGCATCATCGCATTTGCGCGGCACGCTTTCCTGCCATTCCCGGCACAGCATGACACCGCTTGTCCAAGGCAGCGGCATCATCATCCTGTCCCATGTGGGAAATTCAACCACACGGCTGGCGGCAAAAGATACGACAAACACGCGTTTGCCCGACACCCGCGCCCAGACCAGCGGAACGGTCGAAGCCACCCGCGCAGGCCCACGCGGACCGTCGGTTGCGATCCCAATGGAAACACCGTCCCGGATGCGCCCCAGAACCTCGCGCGAGAGGGCGACGTGGCGCTTGTGGCTGGACATCGAAATGCTGTCAAAGCCAAACGCCTTTTGCAGGCGGCCCGCCATAGTTCCGGCCCGCGCGGACGAAGTCAGGGTACAGACCGGGCCCAGCGACAGATCGACGATAAACGGCGCCATCATCAGGCGCTGGTGCCAGATGGCGATGATCACCGGTTCACCACTTTTGACAAGCGCGTCCATGTCTTCAAACCCATCGCGACGCCAGCGCGCCGTGCGATAGCAAAACCGCAAATACCACTTGAACAGAGCGGTCAGACCCCGGGCGAGTGTTTCACTGTCTGCTATTTTTCTTCGAAGGCTCACATCACCGATCCACAGTTGACGCGCCAGTCATAGTCAAACCTGTTCCCAACGCAAGCGCGTGCCCCCCTGCCTGGCGAGCTCGTTACATGAAAACAGGACATCTGGCTTGTGATCCGGCACCGGATCAGCGCACCTTGGGCGTTCAGTGCGCCACAAAAACCAGAGAGGATTGGGCATGCCGCTTGACCCGACACAAACCCGACCTGTGCGTTTTGCGGACGGGACCGAGTATTCCGGCACGGTTTACCTGAACCGGATACTGGATCATCCCAATATTCAGGTCGGGGATTTCAACTATTTCAGCAGCTTTGATCCGATCGGGCAGCCTGCGGATTGTGCGGCGCGTCTGGCCCCCTATCTGTTTGCCGGCGCCCCCGAAAAAATCCGCATCGGTCGGTTTTGCCAGATTGCCCACGGCACGCAGTTCATCACCCAAAGCGCCAATCATCGCATGGACGGGCCGTCCACCTATCCGTTTGCGATTTTCGATCCGGACCGGATTGCCGGGTATCGCCAGACTCTGGCAGCGGGCCGTGACACCGTTGTGGGGCATGATTGCTGGCTGGGTCATGGCTCTGTGATTCTGCCCGGTGCACAGTTGGGAAACGGGGTTATTGTGGGGGCTGGCGCGGTGGTGGCGGGCACCATCCCTGATTACGCGATCGTGGCGGGCAACCGCGCCCAGATTGTGCGGATGCGATTTTCGCCTGATGATATTGCCGCGTTGAACCGGATCGCATGGTGGCACTGGCCAATCGAAAAGATAGCGGCCCATGAAGATGCCATTGTGGGTGGGCGGGTTGACGATCTGGCGCGGCTTTGACGGCTACGGCCGTGGCCGCGTGTTCCGTCGGGCACAGTTCATTCGCCTGCCGCGTGAAAAAGACGGGGCACAGCGGTTTCGGCAAGACTGCCTCTTGATCTTGGATCAGCCATCCCGTACCAGCATGCGTGGTCGGAGGGGTTTAGCTCAGTTGGTAGAGCATCGGTCTCCAAAACCGAGGGTCGTGGGTTCGAGTCCCTCAGCCCCTGCCACGACCACAGGTCAGACCGCGAAACAGGCGCGCCGCCTCATTATTGCCGTAATTTTACCTTAATCAGATTCGCGAACGTGCAGCTGTTGTTTTGGCTGCCTGCCTGCGTTCTTGTTTCTTTATGGTTCGAGTTGGAGTCTGCCCTATGACCGATACAAATACTGATGAAGCCATCCGAATGCTGTTGCGCGAAACTGGGCACAGCACCTCCAAACAGCTTGAGTCGCGCAAGAAACTGCCACCGCTGATCGAACCCGAAGCGCAAGGCGTTGCAAAAGACAAAGAGGCGAAGCCCCGCAGCCGGATTTCCGCACTGGGCCTCAAGCCAAGACATTTTATTCTGATCGCGCTGGTGACAGCGGCGATTATGCGCCCGTGGCTGGTGTTGTGGGGCAGCCTGTTGTTCTTTGCTCTGGCGACTATCCTCTATTTCTCGCTTGGTCCGGATTTCTGGACCAACAAGATCACGCGCCTTTATCTCTGGTTGCTGCGCAAAAGCCCTGCGTCAGCTGAAAAAATCAGGCTTGCGGCGCGGCGCACCTCGCGCCGGATGGAAAAGATGCTTGAGAAACTGCCTGCGCGCTGGACATCGGGGCTGTATCTGCCGGATTTCGATCCGCCAGCACAGCACGATCCGTTTGATGATCGTCCCGATCCGTTCGAGCGGCTGCAACAGGTGGCAAGCGACGTCGAAAAAACAGCCTGAGTCCGGTTGCCCCGGGATCGTGTCCGGGTGACATTTGTGCCACCTGAACGAAGGGGAACGCGCCTGTCTGTCAGCCATTTCTGTTTTGCCGCCTTGAATTCGTCGCCGTCGCCGGTTACATGCGCCCCATCGCTAGCAGAAAGCATACCGAAAATGGCCACGTCGAACCCGTTCCAGTTCCTTCAGCAAGTCCGCGCCGAGGTGTCCAAGGTTATTTGGCCAACCCGTCGCGAAGTGTTTCTGACCACGGTCATGGTTTTTATCATGGCGGCACTGACGGCTGTATTCTTTGCGCTGGTTGATCTGATCATTCGCGGCGGGCTTCAGACACTTCTGGGCTACTTCGGCTGATCCCGTTCTGGCAGGCGAAAAATGCCGTTGCCCTCTTGATCATTTTGCAGCGCGGCGTTAGGTGACGGCCTACCTTCAGACAATGGCGTGCTGCGATTCGTGCTGC harbors:
- the tuf gene encoding elongation factor Tu; this encodes MAKAKFERNKPHVNIGTIGHVDHGKTTLTAAITKYFGDFKAYDQIDGAPEEKARGITISTAHVEYETDARHYAHVDCPGHADYVKNMITGAAQMDGAILVVNAADGPMPQTREHILLGRQVGIPHMVVYMNKVDQVDDAELLELVEMEIRELLSSYDYPGDDIPVIPGSALAAMEGRDPEIGENSIRALMAAVDEFIPTPARAVDQPFLMPVEDVFSISGRGTVVTGRVERGVINVGDEIEIVGIRDTKKTTCTGVEMFRKLLDRGEAGDNIGALLRGVDRDGVERGQVLCKPGSVTPHTKFEAEAYILTKEEGGRHTPFFANYRPQFYFRTTDVTGTVQLAEGTEMVMPGDNVSFGVELIAPIAMEQGLRFAIREGGRTVGAGVVSKILA
- a CDS encoding CatB-related O-acetyltransferase, translated to MPLDPTQTRPVRFADGTEYSGTVYLNRILDHPNIQVGDFNYFSSFDPIGQPADCAARLAPYLFAGAPEKIRIGRFCQIAHGTQFITQSANHRMDGPSTYPFAIFDPDRIAGYRQTLAAGRDTVVGHDCWLGHGSVILPGAQLGNGVIVGAGAVVAGTIPDYAIVAGNRAQIVRMRFSPDDIAALNRIAWWHWPIEKIAAHEDAIVGGRVDDLARL
- the secE gene encoding preprotein translocase subunit SecE, which produces MATSNPFQFLQQVRAEVSKVIWPTRREVFLTTVMVFIMAALTAVFFALVDLIIRGGLQTLLGYFG
- a CDS encoding cytochrome P450, whose protein sequence is MNIENRQPVKVPLVREPWGIFKSLNAARQNVLSIIPEIATRQPMVSGKTGKRWHMVMDPEAIRIMLLERLDQYPKSLVTKNLLRPAIGESLFIAEGAHWRWQRRTAAPVFSHRNVMNLAPIMTGAADRAAARVATAGPRAVDMLDEMVTTTFDVISDVTFSGDGSFDRDSVHTAIDAYISEAGKISLFDILGAPDWVPRPGRIMSGKALKQMKTVADTAIDARAARGADGVPDLLDLLLDGEDPKSKRKMNTAELRDNLLTFIVAGHETTALTLAWSLYLCAFDLDVQDRARAEIQAVCADRPVTGEDVSKLPFVRQIIDEALRLYPPAAMVSRTAMAPDTLCGREIRKGDTVIIPIYALHRSHVLWKDPDAFNPDRFADPKAIDRYAYLPFGDGPRVCIGASFALQEAVIILATLLGRFRFHPVAGKDPSPVMILTLRPEGGVWLTAEPV
- a CDS encoding lysophospholipid acyltransferase family protein, translating into MDALVKSGEPVIIAIWHQRLMMAPFIVDLSLGPVCTLTSSARAGTMAGRLQKAFGFDSISMSSHKRHVALSREVLGRIRDGVSIGIATDGPRGPARVASTVPLVWARVSGKRVFVVSFAASRVVEFPTWDRMMMPLPWTSGVMLCREWQESVPRKCDDATLETLRVSLQAALDEVTDASDAACGRPGR